A single window of Corythoichthys intestinalis isolate RoL2023-P3 chromosome 21, ASM3026506v1, whole genome shotgun sequence DNA harbors:
- the jakmip3 gene encoding janus kinase and microtubule-interacting protein 3 isoform X1: protein MSKRTAGGRGKGDRADPEASVRAANDELRAKLMDVQLELQQEKNKVSRLEREKSQELRAEHHRAAVAMTELKSKLHEEKQKELAATRETLLRQHETELMRVIKIKDGEIQRLNASVQALRDGSSADKLRSALQAEAEETRGTWEAERRRLQREIREQRGAKRCAEEALATAQQACQSRAAELRSAHQEELNRTKRDCEREVRRLMDEIKLKDRAVSVLDKALGLQAGHAHRLQLQTQAAEQQIAALRDAHRAGLNYPGNVADVCDPPHPWQEDRDARRFQLKIAELSAVVRKLEDRNALLSEERTELLKRLRETESQFIPLLDKNKRVSRKNEELSLMLSRLENKLRFVTQENIEMSTMRRPSSLNDLDRRSSSGAYREYGQPDSEMEFLRLQVAEQQHIIDDLSKALETGGYVKNVLERDFLLRYRRQDSLRRKRTVRSCRVIETFYGYDEDVSVDSDGSSLSFHTDKTPDTEPEEVCVREEAELRYRQLTQEYQALQRAYALLTETSGGIYDAEKEIKTREQLLAEICRYQTRVADLESALVQQGQDVKWVEEKQLLYQRNQQLVEKVKQMEAEVARLQNDIQDAKDQNELLEFRILELEEREWRSPGIKVQQVHFPDSLSPLQIYCEAEGVTDIVISDLMKKLDILGDNAVSNLTNEEQVVVIHARTVLTLAEKWLESIEVTKSALRQKMLDIESEKDLFCKQKGYLDEELDFRKRSMDEAHKRILELEAMLYEALLRQGPSGTDGQKAKDAGLNNVLTDEQREGLRSATDQWKRAVMVELRERDAQILKERMELLQVTQQRNKDLEEFIEAQKRQIKELEEKFLFLFLFFSLAFILWS, encoded by the exons ATGTCCAAACGAACCGCGGGAGGGCGGGGCAAGGGGGATAGAGCCGACCCCGAGGCGAGCGTTCGGGCGGCCAACGACGAGCTGAGAGCCAAACTGATGGACGTCCAGTTAGAACTACAGCAGGAAAAGAACAAG GTCAGCCGTCTGGAAAGAGAAAAAAGTCAAGAACTGAGGGCGGAGCATCACCGCGCCGCCGTGGCCATGACGGAACTTAAAAGCAAACTCCACGAGGAGAAGCAGAAAGAGTTGGCCGCGACCAGGGAGACGCTACTACGGCAGCACGAGACGGAGTTGATGAGAGTGATCAAAATCAAAGACGGCGAGATTCAGCGACTCAACGCCTCGGTCCAGGCGTTGAGGGACGGCTCCTCCGCCGATAAG CTGAGGAGCGCTTTGCAGGCAGAGGCGGAGGAGACGCGAGGGACCTGGGAGGCCGAGCGACGTCGCCTCCAGCGGGAGATTCGGGAACAACGCGGAGCAAAGCGGTGCGCCGAAGAAGCTTTGGCGACAGCTCAGCAGGCCTGCCAGTCCCGAGCGGCCGAGCTCCGATCCGCTCACCAGGAGGAGCTGAACAGAACCAAGAGGGACTGCGAGAGGGAGGTCCGCCGACTG ATGGATGAGATCAAACTCAAGGACAGAGCGGTTAGCGTTCTGGATAAAGCGCTGGGGCTGCAGGCCGGCCACGCCCACCGTCTCCAGCTGCAGACTCAGGCTGCCGAGCAGCAAATCGCAGCTCTGAGAGATGCGCACAGGGCGGGGCTAAACTACCCCGGAAATGTGGCCGACGTCTGCGATCCCCCTCATCCG TGGCAGGAGGATCGAGACGCGCGACGGTTTCAACTGAAAATCGCCGAGCTCAGCGCAGTCGTCAGGAAACTGGAGGATCGAAACGCTCTGCTTTCTGAGGAACGCACCGAACTG CTGAAGCGACTGAGAGAAACGGAAAGTCAGTTTATCCCTCTTCTGGACAAAAACAAGCGCGTGAGCAGGAAGAATGAAGAGCTGTCGCTCATGCTGAGTCGCCTGGAAAACAAACTGCGCTTCGTCACGCAAGAGAACATCGAGATGTCGACCATG AGGAGGCCCAGTTCACTCAACGACTTGGACCGCCGCAGCAGCTCCGGCGCTTACCGCGAATACGGCCAGCCGGATAGCGAAATGGAGTTTCTGCGACTTCAAGTTGCGGAACAGCAACACATCATCGACGATCTGTCTAAG GCTCTGGAAACGGGAGGGTATGTCAAAAATGTCCTA GAACGAGATTTCTTATTACGGTACAGACGTCAAGATTCCTTGAGGAGGAAACGAACGGTGAGATCGTGCCGG GTGATCGAAACATTTTACGGATACGACGAAGACGTGTCCGTGGATTCGGACGGATCGTCCTTGTCTTTTCACACCGACAAAACTCCTGACACGGAACCTGAAGAG GTGTGCGTTCGCGAGGAGGCGGAGCTTCGCTACCGCCAGTTGACGCAAGAATATCAAGCGCTGCAGCGAGCCTACGCTCTGCTCACCGAGACCAGCGGCGGGATCTACGATGCCGAGAAGGAGATCAAG ACCAGAGAACAACTGCTGGCTGAAATCTGTCGATATCAAACCAGAGTCGCAGATCTGGAGTCGGCCCTCGTACAACAAGGACAG GATGTCAAGTGGGTGGAGGAGAAGCAGTTGTTGTATCAGAGGAACCAGCAGTTAGTGGAAAAG GTGAAGCAGATGGAAGCGGAAGTAGCACGTCTGCAAAATGACATCCAGGACGCCAAAGACCAAAACGAACTACTGGAGTTCCGAATTTTAGAGTTGGAG GAAAGGGAGTGGCGCTCCCCTGGCATCAAGGTCCAGCAAGTCCATTTCCCAGACAGCCTCAGCCCATTGCAGATCTACTGCGAGGCGGAGGGCGTAACC GACATCGTGATCAGTGATCTGATGAAGAAGTTGGACATCCTGGGAGATAACGCCGTAAGT AATCTGACAAATGAGGAGCAGGTGGTTGTGATTCACGCCAGGACTGTTCTCACCCTTGCCGAGAAG TGGTTGGAATCCATCGAAGTGACAAAGTCTGCTCTGCGACAGAAGATGTTGGACATTGAAAGCGAGAAG GATTTGTTCTGCAAGCAGAAGGGCTACCTGGATGAAGAACTGGACTTCaggaagcgatccatggatgagGCTCACAAG AGGATCCTGGAGCTGGAGGCCATGTTGTATGAAGCGCTACTGCGGCAGGGCCCGTCCGGGACAGACGGACAAAAGGCCAAAGACGCCGGCCTGAACAACGTGCTGACTGATGAGCAGAGGGAGGGGCTTAGAAGCGCCACGGACCAATGGAAGCGTGCCGTGATGGTGGAGCTGAGGGAGCGAGACGCTCAGATCCTCAAGGAGAGAATGGAGCTGCTGCA
- the jakmip3 gene encoding janus kinase and microtubule-interacting protein 3 isoform X2 produces the protein MSKRTAGGRGKGDRADPEASVRAANDELRAKLMDVQLELQQEKNKVSRLEREKSQELRAEHHRAAVAMTELKSKLHEEKQKELAATRETLLRQHETELMRVIKIKDGEIQRLNASVQALRDGSSADKLRSALQAEAEETRGTWEAERRRLQREIREQRGAKRCAEEALATAQQACQSRAAELRSAHQEELNRTKRDCEREVRRLMDEIKLKDRAVSVLDKALGLQAGHAHRLQLQTQAAEQQIAALRDAHRAGLNYPGNVADVCDPPHPWQEDRDARRFQLKIAELSAVVRKLEDRNALLSEERTELLKRLRETESQFIPLLDKNKRVSRKNEELSLMLSRLENKLRFVTQENIEMSTMRRPSSLNDLDRRSSSGAYREYGQPDSEMEFLRLQVAEQQHIIDDLSKALETGGYVKNVLERDFLLRYRRQDSLRRKRTVRSCRVIETFYGYDEDVSVDSDGSSLSFHTDKTPDTEPEEVCVREEAELRYRQLTQEYQALQRAYALLTETSGGIYDAEKEIKTREQLLAEICRYQTRVADLESALVQQGQDVKWVEEKQLLYQRNQQLVEKVKQMEAEVARLQNDIQDAKDQNELLEFRILELEEREWRSPGIKVQQVHFPDSLSPLQIYCEAEGVTDIVISDLMKKLDILGDNANLTNEEQVVVIHARTVLTLAEKWLESIEVTKSALRQKMLDIESEKDLFCKQKGYLDEELDFRKRSMDEAHKRILELEAMLYEALLRQGPSGTDGQKAKDAGLNNVLTDEQREGLRSATDQWKRAVMVELRERDAQILKERMELLQVTQQRNKDLEEFIEAQKRQIKELEEKFLFLFLFFSLAFILWS, from the exons ATGTCCAAACGAACCGCGGGAGGGCGGGGCAAGGGGGATAGAGCCGACCCCGAGGCGAGCGTTCGGGCGGCCAACGACGAGCTGAGAGCCAAACTGATGGACGTCCAGTTAGAACTACAGCAGGAAAAGAACAAG GTCAGCCGTCTGGAAAGAGAAAAAAGTCAAGAACTGAGGGCGGAGCATCACCGCGCCGCCGTGGCCATGACGGAACTTAAAAGCAAACTCCACGAGGAGAAGCAGAAAGAGTTGGCCGCGACCAGGGAGACGCTACTACGGCAGCACGAGACGGAGTTGATGAGAGTGATCAAAATCAAAGACGGCGAGATTCAGCGACTCAACGCCTCGGTCCAGGCGTTGAGGGACGGCTCCTCCGCCGATAAG CTGAGGAGCGCTTTGCAGGCAGAGGCGGAGGAGACGCGAGGGACCTGGGAGGCCGAGCGACGTCGCCTCCAGCGGGAGATTCGGGAACAACGCGGAGCAAAGCGGTGCGCCGAAGAAGCTTTGGCGACAGCTCAGCAGGCCTGCCAGTCCCGAGCGGCCGAGCTCCGATCCGCTCACCAGGAGGAGCTGAACAGAACCAAGAGGGACTGCGAGAGGGAGGTCCGCCGACTG ATGGATGAGATCAAACTCAAGGACAGAGCGGTTAGCGTTCTGGATAAAGCGCTGGGGCTGCAGGCCGGCCACGCCCACCGTCTCCAGCTGCAGACTCAGGCTGCCGAGCAGCAAATCGCAGCTCTGAGAGATGCGCACAGGGCGGGGCTAAACTACCCCGGAAATGTGGCCGACGTCTGCGATCCCCCTCATCCG TGGCAGGAGGATCGAGACGCGCGACGGTTTCAACTGAAAATCGCCGAGCTCAGCGCAGTCGTCAGGAAACTGGAGGATCGAAACGCTCTGCTTTCTGAGGAACGCACCGAACTG CTGAAGCGACTGAGAGAAACGGAAAGTCAGTTTATCCCTCTTCTGGACAAAAACAAGCGCGTGAGCAGGAAGAATGAAGAGCTGTCGCTCATGCTGAGTCGCCTGGAAAACAAACTGCGCTTCGTCACGCAAGAGAACATCGAGATGTCGACCATG AGGAGGCCCAGTTCACTCAACGACTTGGACCGCCGCAGCAGCTCCGGCGCTTACCGCGAATACGGCCAGCCGGATAGCGAAATGGAGTTTCTGCGACTTCAAGTTGCGGAACAGCAACACATCATCGACGATCTGTCTAAG GCTCTGGAAACGGGAGGGTATGTCAAAAATGTCCTA GAACGAGATTTCTTATTACGGTACAGACGTCAAGATTCCTTGAGGAGGAAACGAACGGTGAGATCGTGCCGG GTGATCGAAACATTTTACGGATACGACGAAGACGTGTCCGTGGATTCGGACGGATCGTCCTTGTCTTTTCACACCGACAAAACTCCTGACACGGAACCTGAAGAG GTGTGCGTTCGCGAGGAGGCGGAGCTTCGCTACCGCCAGTTGACGCAAGAATATCAAGCGCTGCAGCGAGCCTACGCTCTGCTCACCGAGACCAGCGGCGGGATCTACGATGCCGAGAAGGAGATCAAG ACCAGAGAACAACTGCTGGCTGAAATCTGTCGATATCAAACCAGAGTCGCAGATCTGGAGTCGGCCCTCGTACAACAAGGACAG GATGTCAAGTGGGTGGAGGAGAAGCAGTTGTTGTATCAGAGGAACCAGCAGTTAGTGGAAAAG GTGAAGCAGATGGAAGCGGAAGTAGCACGTCTGCAAAATGACATCCAGGACGCCAAAGACCAAAACGAACTACTGGAGTTCCGAATTTTAGAGTTGGAG GAAAGGGAGTGGCGCTCCCCTGGCATCAAGGTCCAGCAAGTCCATTTCCCAGACAGCCTCAGCCCATTGCAGATCTACTGCGAGGCGGAGGGCGTAACC GACATCGTGATCAGTGATCTGATGAAGAAGTTGGACATCCTGGGAGATAACGCC AATCTGACAAATGAGGAGCAGGTGGTTGTGATTCACGCCAGGACTGTTCTCACCCTTGCCGAGAAG TGGTTGGAATCCATCGAAGTGACAAAGTCTGCTCTGCGACAGAAGATGTTGGACATTGAAAGCGAGAAG GATTTGTTCTGCAAGCAGAAGGGCTACCTGGATGAAGAACTGGACTTCaggaagcgatccatggatgagGCTCACAAG AGGATCCTGGAGCTGGAGGCCATGTTGTATGAAGCGCTACTGCGGCAGGGCCCGTCCGGGACAGACGGACAAAAGGCCAAAGACGCCGGCCTGAACAACGTGCTGACTGATGAGCAGAGGGAGGGGCTTAGAAGCGCCACGGACCAATGGAAGCGTGCCGTGATGGTGGAGCTGAGGGAGCGAGACGCTCAGATCCTCAAGGAGAGAATGGAGCTGCTGCA